One window from the genome of Salvia splendens isolate huo1 chromosome 9, SspV2, whole genome shotgun sequence encodes:
- the LOC121747812 gene encoding nuclear pore complex protein NUP214-like, whose product MPVDMGGVGAVVELDEEIDGEEIGSRNFRFSKIGGSVPILQSSGANSQFDPQSLPSQPLAVSERFGLLFLAHPHGKGFYVARTKDVMTSAEAISDKKEAPSLQELSLVHVAIGNVSMLSVAADDSLLAATVSSHLHFFAISALLHKEQVPSYSVSLDDSICVKDLRWARKDAKAYVVLSTSGKLYHGSGQGPPTCLMEGVDSVDWSTGGNHIAVALNNVVSILSSRFKEKVRFLLSFQSVIGDADVSQAIRVDSIRWIRPDSIAVGCFQLNDDGEKENYIVQVITSWGRRLTDASLKPIILSFNNIFIDFCSDAVPNPIGPHLFLSYLKLHGLAFVANRNMSQKVVLFCWPEDNGKNEAATVEILDDAWNLYIDSQADGEENVILGLSLDKASQNKNLSFTLGDVEREVSPCCVIICITIDGKISVFHFVSAVDALSSTGGCASSEEDDASQESVKHKLPLVSSADREITSTTFQSHELSGTEVKKSIAENSLSPSTELDIRTQEQRTVENVGSQTLKVDDPKKVLPIALNEHSDTEHQSTSEVVPNKGFFSGNIVNDVSSQSASNCTSFGSNVEPLHKIQPSTATPSTWQLPRSDANVDASEIPDNVDNSDKSTLQSATSILKNSTDLKEKSSVTFTSFGQTLLSAQGTRNILPAYPSSQLSSGSLFSSGKGFQSEHKKEASAPVSSPLLMASGFVSGNAFQSEPKKELNETLSPSLQSQSSFASGKVIQPESKEPTAPSSLPLLMQCSFASGKVFQSEPNKELNATLSPSLLSQTSFASGKMVASESKEPTAPSSTPLLMQSSFASGKMFQSEPNKELNATLSPSLLLQSSFGSGKVVPSESKEPTAPSSPSLPMQSSFSSGRVLQSESKKQPNASPSPTSASRFVQNVSKHFGNVEEMAKKLDNLLEGIEGKGGFMDASINSQAKYVTELEEGIWALSDKCGMWRGLLNEKLGETQILLEKTVEVLARKLYMEGLFKQTTDRKYWEFWNRKKLSSELELKQRRISELNQELTNKLIELERHFNSLEFNKFRENEGTQRDRRALLNRQGRSRQIQSLHSVHNTITAQLSAAEYLSGCLSKQMASLCIESSGKHDVKKQLFESIGLTYVGDSERSPARNRTPTVPANRELSIASSSVDAKEQSRRNQSGYPKGSEPQTARRHRDSLDRSWVSFDPPKSTVKRVLKEDYEKGSPNQPLLNINKQYLSPQKKSEVSHSELSKTSGVFPKHHKGKDLASSPEQFTDSPSSLLRATPGFQERIQGSSTKDPSAWLPPSISETRMSQNRELGAFGLEGDKTRSSQPSTGTKFSFVTSQSKFPQQPATSFWPLTSTPEQSLISPFGSTGNMDHLNETTKDQKNTNLVSETSDTKFPVTFSSAFSSAPNQPEKNLFSKSSERPSSPNDGPSASSPLQTVLDPSSPLSNSYPAPLSVAKPSSSTLFPATFFRSEAKEDVSQGQTSVSSAVTLPSTVPSLIDGSGSASVSSSNIFKSEPSLPMFGSKTEVQTKVNTIPSNTETGATPQASTVLPSNSKSGSQNDMGGKSDNSFATSAIKVEVPSATLAVSAVAQSSEGINGSMQSAISNFSHEEEMEEEAPETDQTTNITFANLGGFGIGATQNSTTPKANPFGVTALNTGSTPAPSPFTMTPAPSGELFRPASFSFQPAQTLQPTTVNFSGGFGSGVSGQGSAAAGFGQLANVGAGQQGLGSVLGSFGQSRQLGTGLPGSNAGFGFGGGFAAAASGSGFGGGFAAAASGGGFGSLATGGGGGFAAAATGGGFAAAATGAGEFAAAAGSANAGGRFMSTGSGGGFGAFSNQAGSGGFGISGSGTGRPPSELFTQMRK is encoded by the exons ATGCCTGTTGATATGGGTGGCGTCGGCGCTGTCGTCGAATTGGATGAAGAAATCGACGGAGAAGAAATCGGCTCCAGAAATTTCCGCTTCTCCAAAATCGGAGGATCTGTCCCTATTCTCCAGTCCAGCGGCGCAAACTCCCAATTCGACCCGCAATCCCTTCCTTCCCAGCCTTTGGCCGTCTCTGAACGGTTCGGCCTCCTCTTTCTAGCGCATCCACACGGCAAGG GGTTTTATGTTGCTCGGACCAAGGACGTGATGACTTCAGCTGAGGCCATCAGTGACAAAAAGGAAGCTCCATCACTGCAAGAGTTGAGCCTCGTGCATGTTGCCATTGGAAATGTTTCGATGCTGTCCGTAGCAGCTGACGATTCTTTGCTCGCTGCTACTGTTTCTAGTCACCTCCATTTCTTTGCTATTAGTGCATTGCTTCACAAG GAGCAAGTTCCCTCATATTCAGTCTCACTTGATGATTCCATTTGCGTCAAGGATTTACGCTGGGCTAGAAAAGATGCAAAAGCTTATGTTGTTCTTTCGACCAGTGGAAAACTGTACCATGGATCCGGTCAAGGCCCCCCTACTTGTTTGATGGAAGGTGTTGATTCTG ttGACTGGAGTACCGGAGGCAATCATATTGCTGTGGCTCTAAACAATGTTGTCAGCATTTTATCGTCTCGCTTTAAGGAAAAAGTAAGATTCTTGCTATCGTTTCAGTCGGTCATTGGTGATGCTGATGTTAGCCAGGCTATTAGAG TGGATTCCATCCGATGGATCCGTCCAGATAGTATAGCTGTTGGATGTTTCCAATTAAATGACGACGGTGAGAAGGAGAATTACATAGTCCAAGTAATCACAAGCTGGGGCAGAAGACTTACTGAT GCATCTCTGAAGCcaatcattttgtcatttaatAATATCTTCATCGATTTCTGTTCTGATGCTGTGCCCAATCCAATCGGACCACATCTATTTCTCAGTTACCTTAAACTTCA TGGGCTGGCGTTTGTTGCTAATAGAAACATGTCCCAAAAAGTTGTGTTGTTCTGTTGGCCAGAGGATAATGGGAAGAATGAAGCTGCTACGGTTGAGATTCTTGATGATGCTTGGAATCTTTATATCGATTCTCAAG CTGATGGTGAAGAAAATGTGATCCTTGGGCTCTCTCTTGACAAGGCTTCCCAGAACAAGAATCTCAGTTTCACTCTGGGGGATGTTGAAAGAGAAGTCTCACCCTGTTGCGTGATTATATGCATAACAATTGATGGGAAGATCtcagtttttcattttgttag TGCTGTAGATGCTCTATCGTCAACTGGAGGATGTGCATCCAGTGAGGAAGATGATGCTTCTCAGGAATCGGTTAAGCATAAGCTGCCCCTGGTTTCTTCTGCAGATAGAGAGATAACCTCTACAACTTTCCAATCTCATGAACTCAGTGGAACCGAAGTTAAAAAGAGTATTGCGGAAAATAGTTTATCCCCTTCGACTGAGTTAGACATCAGAACACAAGAGCAAAGAACTGTAGAAAATGTGGGATCCCAGACACTGAAAGTTGATGACCCGAAGAAAGTTCTCCCTATAGCGCTAAATGAACATAGTGATACTGAGCATCAGTCAACATCAGAAGTTGTACCAAACAAAGGCTTCTTCTCAGGAAACATAGTGAATGATGTTTCAAGTCAATCAGCAAGCAACTGTACATCATTTGGATCTAATGTGGAGCCATTACATAAAATACAGCCATCAACCGCTACTCCAAGCACATGGCAATTACCAAGGTCAGATGCAAATGTTGATGCTTCTGAAATTCCTGATAACGTTGATAATTCAGATAAAAGCACATTACAATCTGCCACAAGCATACTCAAAAATTCGACAGACTTGAAAGAAAAATCTTCTGTTACTTTTACTTCGTTTGGACAGACATTATTGAGTGCACAGGGGACTAGAAACATACTGCCAGCATATCCTAGTTCACAATTGTCATCAGGGAGTCTTTTTTCTTCAGGGAAAGGGTTCCAGTCTGAACACAAAAAGGAAGCGAGTGCACCTGTGTCTTCACCATTGCTGATGGCAAGTGGTTTTGTTTCAGGAAATGCATTTCAGTCTGAACCCAAGAAGGAACTGAATGAAACTCTATCTCCGTCATTGCAATCGCAGAGTAGTTTTGCTTCAGGAAAAGTGATCCAGCCTGAATCCAAGGAGCCTACTGCACCTTCATCTTTACCTTTGCTAATGCAGTGTAGTTTTGCTTCAGGAAAAGTGTTTCAGTCTGAACCCAACAAGGAACTGAATGCAACTCTATCTCCATCATTGCTATCGCAGACTAGTTTTGCTTCAGGAAAAATGGTCGCATCTGAATCCAAGGAGCCTACTGCACCTTCATCTACACCATTGCTGATGCAGAGTAGTTTTGCTTCAGGAAAGATGTTTCAGTCTGAACCGAACAAGGAACTTAATGCAACTCTATCTCCATCATTGCTATTGCAGAGTAGTTTTGGTTCAGGAAAAGTGGTTCCATCTGAATCCAAGGAGCCTACTGCACCTTCATCTCCATCATTGCCGATGCAAAGTAGTTTTTCTTCAGGAAGAGTATTGCAGTCTGAATCCAAGAAGCAACCGAATGCATCACCATCTCCAACGTCAGCGTCACGCTTTGTACAGAATGTATCTAAACATTTTGGAAAC GTTGAAGAAATGGCTAAAAAACTTGATAATCTGCTTGAAGGCATTGAAGGAAAGGGTGGCTTCATGGATGCATCCATAAATTCTCAAGCAAAATACGTTACAGAACTGGAGGAAGGAATATGGGCTCTTTCCGATAAATGCGGAATGTGGAGG GGCTTATTGAATGAGAAACTTGGGGAAACTCAAATTTTGCTTGAGAAGACAGTAGAAG TGTTGGCAAGGAAATTATACATGGAAGGGTTGTTCAAACAAACAACTGATAGAAAATATTGGGAATTTTGGAATCGCAAAAAATTGAGTTCAGAGCTGGAACTGAAGCAGAGACGTATATCAGAACTGAACCAG GAGTTAACCAATAAGTTGATTGAATTAGAGAGACATTTCAACTCTCTGGAGTTTAATAAGTTTCGTGAAAATGAAGGAACCCAAAGGGATCGGAGAGCTTTGCTGAATAGGCAAGGGCGTTCAAG GCAAATTCAATCCTTGCACAGTGTACACAATACAATAACTGCACAACTATCTGCTGCTGAGTATCTCTCTGGGTGTCTCTCAAAACAAATGGCTTCTTTGTGTATTGAATCTTCTGGAAAACATGATGTCAAAAAGCAGCTTTTTGAATCCATTGGCCTCACATATGTTGGTGATAGTGAAAGATCACCAGCTAGGAATAGAACACCCACTGTTCCTGCAAACAGAGAATTATCTATTGCTTCAAGCTCTGTTGATGCGAAAGAACAGTCTAGAAGGAACCAATCTGGCTATCCCAAGGGCAGTGAACCACAAACTGCGAGGAGGCACCGTGACTCTCTTGATCGT AGCTGGGTGAGTTTTGACCCTCCAAAATCAACAGTAAAGAGGGTGCTAAAAGAAGATTATGAGAAGGGAAGTCCGAATCAGCCATTGctaaacataaataaacaaTATCTCAGTCCTCAGAAGAAATCTGAGGTTTCTCATTCAGAACTTTCGAAAACCTCTGGAGTTTTTCCAAAGCATCACAAAGGCAAAG ACTTGGCAAGTTCACCAGAACAGTTCACTGACAGCCCATCATCTTTGCTCCGTGCGACACCTGGATTTCAAGAACGAATTCAAGGATCATCAACCAAGGATCCTTCTGCATGGCTACCCCCATCCATTTCAGAGACAAGGATGAGTCAGAACCGTGAACTGGGTGCTTTCGGACTAGAAGGTGACAAAACAAGGAGTAGCCAGCCTTCTACTGGGACAAAATTCTCTTTTGTTACAAGCCAGTCTAAATTTCCCCAGCAGCCTGCAACAAGCTTCTGGCCGTTAACATCAACGCCTGAGCAGTCTCTGATTTCACCCTTTGGCTCGACTGGGAATATGGATCACTTAAACGAAACAACCAAGGATCAGAAGAACACTAATCTGGTGTCTGAGACATCAGATACTAAATTTCCAGTAACTTTCTCTTCTGCTTTTAGCTCTGCCCCTAATCAACCAGAGAAGAATTTGTTCAGTAAAAGTTCTGAAAGGCCAAGTAGTCCTAATGATGGTCCATCAGCTTCTAGCCCACTGCAAACAGTTTTGGATCCATCATCACCTTTGAGTAACAGTTATCCAGCCCCCTTGTCCGTGGCAAAACCAAGTTCATCAACATTATTTCCTGCAACTTTTTTCCGTTCTGAAGCCAAGGAGGATGTGTCACAGGGACAGACATCTGTTTCTTCAGCAGTAACTTTACCTTCTACAGTACCTTCTTTGATTGACGGGAGCGGTTCTGCATCTGTATCATCTTCGAACATTTTCAAATCTGAACCATCTTTGCCAATGTTTGGATCAAAGACAGAGGTACAGACTAAGGTTAATACTATTCCATCAAATACTGAAACTGGTGCTACGCCACAGGCTTCAACTGTTTTACCGAGCAATTCCAAGTCTGGGAGTCAAAATGATATGGGTGGCAAATCAGATAATTCTTTTGCTACATCAGCTATCAAGGTGGAAGTTCCTTCCGCAACTCTAGCTGTTTCAGCAGTTGCACAATCAAGCGAAGGGATAAATGGAAGCATGCAAAGTGCTATTTCAAATTTTTCTCATGAGGAAGAAATGGAGGAAGAGGCTCCCGAGACGGATCAGACAACTAATATCACATTTGCAAACCTTGGTGGGTTTGGCATTGGAGCAACTCAAAACTCAACCACTCCAAAAGCAAATCCATTCGGTGTAACGGCCCTTAACACGGGTTCAACTCCTGCTCCCTCCCCATTTACAATGACTCCTGCACCCAGTGGCGAGCTGTTTCGCCCTGCATCTTTCAGCTTCCAACCAGCACAAACTCTGCAGCCAACAACTGTTAACTTCTCTGGAGGATTTGGTTCTGGAGTTTCTGGTCAAGGTTCAGCTGCAGCTGGATTCGGGCAACTTGCAAATGTAGGAGCTGGCCAACAAGGTCTAGGCTCAGTACTTGGCTCTTTTGGACAGTCTAGGCAGCTTGGGACTGGTCTACCTGGAAGCAAtgctggttttggttttggaggTGGATTTGCAGCTGCTGCTTCAGGTAGTGGTTTTGGAGGTGGATTTGCAGCTGCTGCTTCAGGTGGTGGATTTGGAAGTCTGGCAacaggtggtggtggaggtttTGCTGCTGCAGCCACAGGTGGAGGATTCGCTGCTGCAGCCACTGGTGCTGGAGAATTTGCTGCGGCTGCTGGTAGTGCTAATGCTGGAGGCAGGTTTATGTCGACAGGTTCAG GTGGCGGATTTGGAGCTTTCAGCAATCAGGCTGGTAGTGGTGGCTTTGGCATCAGCGGTTCGGGAACTGGAAGACCTCCCTCAGAACTTTTTACACAGATGAGGAAATAG
- the LOC121749032 gene encoding RGS1-HXK1-interacting protein 1-like isoform X2, with the protein MGEEDAAAAPPTEQQQDWLTYISEDLPRSVQESADSAISSARSLQQSSSTHLRSLQEFVPQIGTRYRYYEEAFFTKVKGPRRFLIRKTLGRLQSEEAQFVRAENNVKELSLSIDLMKKESQKLLERSVLAERDMKRGLSDLKDAGTQIQGIARSVYKAETEAADLMDLLREIPGREALKLRADVASMASHLRQQRSAIDKKIVKISELGVPV; encoded by the exons ATGGGAGAAGAAGATGCAGCAGCAGCACCGCCGACGGAGCAGCAGCAGGATTGGCTGACTTACATATCGGAAGACCTCCCTCGCAGCGTCCAGGAGTCAGCCGACTCCGCCATTAGCTCCGCCCGCTCTCTTCAGCAATCCTCCTCCACTCATCTCCGCTCTCTTCAG GAATTTGTTCCCCAAATCGGAACTCGGTATCGATATTATGAGGAAGCTTTCTTCACCAAAGTTAAAG GACCTAGAAGATTTTTGATTCGTAAAACACTGGGTCGACTTCAGAGTGAGGAG GCACAATTTGTTAGAGCTGAAAATAATGTGAAAGAGTTGAGTCTATCTATTGACTTAATGAAGAAGGAGAGTCAAAAGCTGCTTGAGCGCTCTGTCCTTGCTGAAAGAGACATGAAACGTGGCCTTTCTGATCTCAA GGATGCTGGAACTCAGATTCAAGGAATTGCTAGATCAGTTTATAAGGCAGAAACAGAAGCTGCGG ATTTGATGGACCTGTTGCGAGAAATCCCTGGAAGGGAGGCTTTGAAGCTACGGGCAGAC GTTGCTTCAATGGCATCACATCTGCGGCAGCAAAGATCAGCAATTGATAAAAAGATAGTAAAGATTTCTGAATTAGGAGTTCCTGTGTAG
- the LOC121749032 gene encoding RGS1-HXK1-interacting protein 1-like isoform X1, with protein sequence MGEEDAAAAPPTEQQQDWLTYISEDLPRSVQESADSAISSARSLQQSSSTHLRSLQEFVPQIGTRYRYYEEAFFTKVKDDLVSLREHPALTAGVAVTSCLLLMRGPRRFLIRKTLGRLQSEEAQFVRAENNVKELSLSIDLMKKESQKLLERSVLAERDMKRGLSDLKDAGTQIQGIARSVYKAETEAADLMDLLREIPGREALKLRADVASMASHLRQQRSAIDKKIVKISELGVPV encoded by the exons ATGGGAGAAGAAGATGCAGCAGCAGCACCGCCGACGGAGCAGCAGCAGGATTGGCTGACTTACATATCGGAAGACCTCCCTCGCAGCGTCCAGGAGTCAGCCGACTCCGCCATTAGCTCCGCCCGCTCTCTTCAGCAATCCTCCTCCACTCATCTCCGCTCTCTTCAG GAATTTGTTCCCCAAATCGGAACTCGGTATCGATATTATGAGGAAGCTTTCTTCACCAAAGTTAAAG ATGACTTAGTGAGTTTAAGAGAACATCCTGCACTCACCGCTGGTGTTGCTGTTACTTCTTGCCTCCTCCTTATGCGAG GACCTAGAAGATTTTTGATTCGTAAAACACTGGGTCGACTTCAGAGTGAGGAG GCACAATTTGTTAGAGCTGAAAATAATGTGAAAGAGTTGAGTCTATCTATTGACTTAATGAAGAAGGAGAGTCAAAAGCTGCTTGAGCGCTCTGTCCTTGCTGAAAGAGACATGAAACGTGGCCTTTCTGATCTCAA GGATGCTGGAACTCAGATTCAAGGAATTGCTAGATCAGTTTATAAGGCAGAAACAGAAGCTGCGG ATTTGATGGACCTGTTGCGAGAAATCCCTGGAAGGGAGGCTTTGAAGCTACGGGCAGAC GTTGCTTCAATGGCATCACATCTGCGGCAGCAAAGATCAGCAATTGATAAAAAGATAGTAAAGATTTCTGAATTAGGAGTTCCTGTGTAG
- the LOC121746576 gene encoding pyruvate kinase, cytosolic isozyme-like yields the protein MTNYFGGDGGETRPKTKIVCTLGPASRSIPMVEKLLRAGMNVARFNFSHGSHEYHQETLDNLRKAMENTGILCAVMLDTKGPEIRTGFLKDEKPVQLKQGEEITISTDYSLKGDAKTICMSYKKLAEDVKPGMVILCADGTISFTVLECDTKQGLVRCRCENTAVLGERKNVNLPGVVVDLPTLTEKDKEDIIKWGVPNKIDMIALSFVRKGSDLLEVRKLLGHHAKTILLMSKVENQEGVANFDEILANSDAFMVARGDLGMEIPIEKIFLAQKVMVYKCNIQGKPVVTATQMLESMIKSPRPTRAEATDVANAVLDGTDCVMLSGETAAGAYPELAVRTMAKICIEAESTIDYADAFKRIMTNAPVPMSPLESLASCAVRAANSAKAALILVLTRGGRTAKLVAKYRPGMPILSVVVPEIKTDSFDWSCSDESPARHSLIFRGLVPVLCAGSARASDEESTEEALEFALQHAKTKGLCKVDDAVVVLHRIGSSSVIKIVTVK from the exons CCATGGTGGAGAAGCTTCTGCGAGCTGGCATGAACGTCGCTCGCTTCAATTTCTCTCACGGATCTCACGAATACCACCAGGAAACCCTCGATAATCTCCGCAAGGCCATGGAGAATACCGGCATTCTCTGCGCCGTCATGCTCGACACCAAG GGTCCGGAAATCCGAACGGGGTTTCTGAAAGATGAGAAGCCCGTGCAACTGAAGCAGGGGGAGGAGATCACGATTTCTACCGACTACAGCCTCAAGGGCGATGCAAAGACGATATGCATGAGTTACAAGAAGCtcgccgaggatgtgaagcccGGGATGGTCATACTCTGTGCTGATGGAACCATCTCTTTCACTGTTTTGGAATGCGACACCAAGCAAGGGCTGGTGCGTTGCCGTTGTGAGAATACTGCTGTGCTTGGTGAGAGGAAGAATGTGAATCTTCCTGGAGTTGTGGTGGACCTCCCTACTTTGACAGAAAAGGACAAGGAAGATATCATCAAGTGGGGGGTTCCTAATAAGATTGACATGATTGCTCTGTCTTTTGTTCGCAAGGGTTCTGACTTGCTTGAGGTTCGCAAGCTGTTGGGACACCATGCCAAGACCATCCTTCTCATGTCTAAG GTTGAAAATCAAGAAGGGGTGGCGAATTTTGATGAAATTCTAGCCAACTCAGACGCATTCATGGTTGCTCGTGGTGATCTTGGAATGGAGATCCCAATTGAGAAGATATTCTTAGCTCAGAAGGTGATGGTGTACAAGTGCAACATCCAAGGAAAGCCGGTCGTCACTGCAACGCAGATGCTTGAGTCCATGATCAAGTCCCCAAGGCCAACCCGAGCAGAAGCCACAGACGTCGCCAACGCCGTTCTAGATGGAACAGATTGCGTCATGCTCAGTGGCGAAACAGCAGCAGGAGCTTACCCGGAGCTGGCAGTCCGCACCATGGCCAAGATCTGTATAGAGGCAGAAAGCACTATTGACTACGCTGATGCTTTTAAACGGATCATGACAAACGCTCCGGTGCCCATGAGTCCCTTGGAGAGCCTTGCATCGTGTGCTGTTCGAGCTGCCAACTCGGCCAAAGCAGCTCTGATTCTGGTCCTAACTCGAGGAGGGAGGACTGCGAAGCTGGTGGCCAAGTACAGACCAGGGATGCCGATACTGTCTGTGGTGGTTCCAGAGATCAAAACTGACTCTTTTGATTGGTCGTGCAGCGATGAATCTCCGGCCAGGCACAGTCTGATATTCAGGGGTCTGGTTCCGGTTTTGTGCGCAGGATCTGCAAGGGCTTCGGATGAGGAGTCGACAGAGGAAGCCCTTGAGTTTGCCCTCCAGCATGCGAAGACGAAGGGGCTGTGCAAGGTGGACGACGCGGTGGTTGTGCTCCACCGGATTGGATCGTCGTCCGTCATCAAGATTGTCACGGTGAAGTGA